The Methanothermobacter sp. sequence ATTAGTTCTTTAAGGAAATTTCTGGCTTCTTCTGGCGATTTTATGTCTGGTTCTGTTACTATTTCGATGAGTGGTATCCCTGAACGGTTGAAGTCTACTACTCCTAGGTCTGGTTTGTATTGTCCCGGATCTTCTTCTAGGTGAACTTCTCTTATTCTGACATTGTTTAATTCACCATTGTAGCCTATGGGGATTGAAGTGCGCTGGTAACCTGATGGGAGGTCTGGGTAGTCGTAATGTTTACGTAGGAAGTATGTTGTTTCTGGGTTTATTTTACAGTCTAACATGAGGGCGATTTTAATAGTCCCTTCGATTGCTTTTTCATTTGGTGGATATGGTTTGGCCCCTGGCTGGTTTAAGCATACTGGGCAAATGTTTTCATTTGCTGATACTTCTTGGTAATTTGTTGGACAATCACAGAACAGTTTAGATTCTGTTTCGAGTTGAACGTGAATTTCGAGGCCGCATTTCATCTTAATGGTTATTCCCCCATTTTATCAGTGTAAGGATCATTGGGTTAGTGTATATGATTTTTTTAAGCACATATCAATATATCTTTTTATAAAAGGTTCTAATTTTTCATCTGCTTCCCCTTTAAGGAGCTTTTGATGGTCTGTGAATGTGCCTTTAAGTTTTCTACCGCTCCATTTCACTTCTTCTTCAACCCTTTTACCGTATCTTGTCCCGAACATTTTAAATAGTGGGAATTTTGTAAGTCCATTGGCTCCTGCGAGTATTAATGGTCCTATGTTGGCCAGATTGTCAATCCAGGTGCCTGTGATTATTTTAAGTTTGGGGAATTTTATTCTTGTGGCGGCGACTATACCAGCATAATACAATGAGGGTGGTTGTGGTGTGTCCTCAAATATTGTGCCTTTGTGTGGGTTGAGTGAATAAAATATTATCCGATCCAATTTTAGGTTATCTATGAGCTTGAAAAGGTGTTCCAAATCTTTGATGGTTTCTCCAATGCCAAGTACTATTGTGATAGCCTTTTTAAATCCTAGTTCTTCTGCCAGTTCTAGCATTTCTATTATTTGGTTTATGGGTTTACTTGGACATAACTTTTCTTGTAATTTGGGGTTGGCTGTTTCTATGGCCCCTGTTATACCTTCAATTTCGTCTCCATATTCTTCTAGGTCTTTTGTTATGCCTATGTTGAGCCAAACTGGGGATCCTGTTATATCTTTTATTGATTTGGCAATATTTTTTATCTCAGTGGTAGTGAATGATTTGTAGCCTCCTGAAAGGAATTCGATGTTCCATCCTATGCGTTTGCATATTTCTGCCTCGGCGAGTATCGCATTAACATTTCTTCTTGCTTTCCTAGGGTCTTTTATGAGGGGTTTTTGCGTGCTCATATAACAGAACGCGCAGTCCCCCATTTCACACCACCAAGAAAGGAATATAGCTCTTTCAAGTGTTATAGTATCCCCATGTTTGCTAAGGGTGATCTTGTTAGCCTTTTCGAGTAATTTGAGTATCTTTTGATTTTCTAGGTACTTGATAATGTCCATGTTAAACTTTCACCTCAAAAAAAATATTTTATAATCTTAGACTATAATACTATTGTTAAAAATTTTATTGGGATGATTCTTTATGGTTTATTGTCCATATTGTGGTGAAAAAAACAGTGAAAATGCCATCTTTTGTAAAAAATGCGGGAACAGATTACCAGCAATCGAAAAGAAGCCTACAAGTCACCATTTACCGGGAGAACCTATTCGTTCCATGGGAGAGGCTGTTAAAACCTCCTTTGAATGGGACGTGGCTATAATAGCAGCTTTTATATTCTTAATATCATATGGGATTTTAAGGGTAATAGCACCTCCAATAGCATTATGGTTAGCAGCAGCATTTTCAATACTATACTTGTTATCAGCCACCGAGAAAAAAGCATCGATTCTTCCACTGATAATCATAACATTACTCATAACTATTAATATAAAAGCATTCCTAGGCTTATAGAAAACAGGACCAACCCATATTCTAAGTTTGCAATGTGATAATCTACTTTACCAAAAATTTTATATATTATAATTATAAAACTAATCCTACGCTGGAATATCACTCTCGTTAGGTGAGCATATTATAATTTTAGTGGACCCTTCAATTGAAAGATTTTAATCTGCCGCCGTAGCTCAGTAGGTAGAGCGTTCGGCTGTTAACCGAATGGTCACAGGTTCGAGTCCTGTCGGCGGCGTCACGGGCCCATAGCTTAGCCAGGTAGAGCGCCCGGCTCATAACCGGGCGGTCATGGGTTCGAATCCCATTGGGCCCATCCATGCTCCGGTAGTGTAGTCCGGCCAATCATTTCGGCCTTTCGAGCCGAAGACTCGGGTTCAAATCCCGGCCGGAGCATCAAAAATCCTACTAATTGTTTTATCCTTTTCCTATTTTAGGATTGCGGGGGTGCCCGAGCTGGCCAAAGGGGACAGGCTTAGGACCTGTTGGCGTAGGCCTACCAGGGTTCGAATCCCTGCCCCCGCACTGTCAAAAAGGGAGGTAACTAGAGCCGGGGTGGGGTAGTTGGTTATCCTTCGGGACTGTGGATCCCGCGACTCGGGTTCAAATCTCGGCCCCGGCCCCATTCTCATCATATCATTTATCATGGCTTTTTTGGGGTTTCAGATGGCGAAAAAGGGTTATAAAGAGGAGATAGATCTTGTTAGAATGCTATGGGATAACAATTTCGCCGCTATAAGAGCACCAGCCTCTGGGGGGGCGACTAAAAAACCATTACCTGATGTAATAGCAGGTAATGGAGAGAGATACCTTGCAATCGAAGTGAAAACGACATCCAAGGACAAAATTTATATTGCATCTGAAAGGGTGGAAGGTTTGCGCAAATTCTCAAAAATGTTTGGAGCTGAACCATACATTGGAATCAAGTTCAAGTATAAAAAATGGTTTTTCTTACCCTTAGATGATCTTGAAATAACACCACAGAAAAATTATAAGATAGACCTCAAACTTGCACTTGAGAAAGGATTAGACATCTATGAGGTTATTGGTAAGGAAAAACAAATCAAATTTTAGATAATCCAACATATTATCTCGAGTAGAACCCCCAGGTGGGTGGGCGAAAAATATTTATAAGATTACCAATGATAGTATGAATTGTCCCCACATTGAAGGCAACTAATGGGGGGATCTTAGCCAAGGTAGCCTAGTCTGGTGAGGCGGTGGACTGCAGATCCACTATACGTGAGTTCAAATCTCACCCTTGGCTTCCAAAAATTTTTTCCTTATACTGATAGGGGGTCATGGTGTAACCAGGCTAGCATCTAGGACTCCAGTTGTCTTTGAAGAAAGCGCGCTCCTGACAATTTTAGATGATGAACAACTGGAGTGCTGAGGCAAGAGAAATCCTAGGATCTGGGTTCAAATCCCAGTGACCCCATCATTAATTCATCCTTTTTTAGGGTTGATTACTTTGATCCAGAGAATAAAGGATATTATTTTTATAGAGGGTTCAATTCATGATTGTAACAGTTACATCCTCGATGATATTATAATTGACACAGGAACAGGACTCAATAAAAATCATCTATTATCAGCTTTAAAAAAAGTTAATATCAGCCCAGCTGATATAAGATTGGTTATAAATACGCACTGCCATTTCGATCATACAGGGGGCAATAGACTATTCCCAAATGCTGATATAGCCATACATAGAATGGATGCCCCCCCACTCGAAGAAGGTGACAGTATAGCTACAGCGGCATATTTGTTCGGAGCTTCAATCGAACCAATGAAAGTGGACTTGAAATTCGAGGAAGGAGACAATATAGGAGACTTTGAAATTATACATACGCCAGGTCACACCAGGGGCAGCATATGCCTCTATGATGGGGAAACTCTCATCTCTGGTGACACCATATTTGCATATGGTGGTTTTGGCAGGGTTGACATTGGTGGAAGCATCAAGGAAATGAAAAAATCCCTCAAAAAACTCATA is a genomic window containing:
- a CDS encoding radical SAM protein, producing MDIIKYLENQKILKLLEKANKITLSKHGDTITLERAIFLSWWCEMGDCAFCYMSTQKPLIKDPRKARRNVNAILAEAEICKRIGWNIEFLSGGYKSFTTTEIKNIAKSIKDITGSPVWLNIGITKDLEEYGDEIEGITGAIETANPKLQEKLCPSKPINQIIEMLELAEELGFKKAITIVLGIGETIKDLEHLFKLIDNLKLDRIIFYSLNPHKGTIFEDTPQPPSLYYAGIVAATRIKFPKLKIITGTWIDNLANIGPLILAGANGLTKFPLFKMFGTRYGKRVEEEVKWSGRKLKGTFTDHQKLLKGEADEKLEPFIKRYIDMCLKKSYTLTQ
- a CDS encoding zinc ribbon domain-containing protein, whose translation is MVYCPYCGEKNSENAIFCKKCGNRLPAIEKKPTSHHLPGEPIRSMGEAVKTSFEWDVAIIAAFIFLISYGILRVIAPPIALWLAAAFSILYLLSATEKKASILPLIIITLLITINIKAFLGL
- the hjc gene encoding Holliday junction resolvase Hjc, giving the protein MAKKGYKEEIDLVRMLWDNNFAAIRAPASGGATKKPLPDVIAGNGERYLAIEVKTTSKDKIYIASERVEGLRKFSKMFGAEPYIGIKFKYKKWFFLPLDDLEITPQKNYKIDLKLALEKGLDIYEVIGKEKQIKF
- a CDS encoding MBL fold metallo-hydrolase; its protein translation is MQRIKDIIFIEGSIHDCNSYILDDIIIDTGTGLNKNHLLSALKKVNISPADIRLVINTHCHFDHTGGNRLFPNADIAIHRMDAPPLEEGDSIATAAYLFGASIEPMKVDLKFEEGDNIGDFEIIHTPGHTRGSICLYDGETLISGDTIFAYGGFGRVDIGGSIKEMKKSLKKLIKLDVKYLLPGHGPWVEDGNKHLELAYNILF